The following proteins are encoded in a genomic region of Nonomuraea muscovyensis:
- a CDS encoding SWIM zinc finger family protein: MIERLSRDQTPAPASARKAAPAEGTGRGSGAASVRHGRVAAGLAELERWLADQVRQGLTAAGERDWADLARRLVDAQAPGVAGIVSRLARVRAEDDWPGRLLEEYALLHLLAVAYRRRAELPEPLARTVLIRTGFPVTREEVLAGPVVRDRWDVLGRRDETQDRLTARRVWLRGRATGRAALVLSFAPPGRPLDDSLVTGAVIDADLAFYPGATPLRALVAGAPEDAAGRGRAGGPPGVSPEAAMDEVARALAGDPWIDSWPLVLADVVPTRAALGGFPLHPGARDPWWLIAVSGGRPVTVAAEWSPRGLRPLTTWDDDGTVVIG, translated from the coding sequence GTGATCGAACGGTTGAGCCGCGATCAGACGCCCGCACCGGCATCCGCCCGCAAGGCGGCGCCCGCCGAGGGGACCGGGCGGGGGTCCGGCGCCGCGTCCGTGCGGCATGGGCGGGTGGCGGCGGGCCTGGCCGAGCTGGAGCGGTGGCTGGCCGACCAGGTGCGCCAGGGCCTGACGGCGGCCGGTGAGCGCGACTGGGCCGACCTGGCCAGACGGCTGGTCGACGCCCAGGCCCCCGGCGTCGCGGGCATCGTCTCGCGGCTGGCCCGGGTGCGGGCCGAGGACGACTGGCCGGGGCGGCTGCTGGAGGAATACGCGCTGCTCCACCTCCTGGCCGTGGCCTACCGGCGACGGGCCGAGCTGCCGGAGCCGCTCGCCCGCACGGTGCTCATCCGGACGGGCTTCCCGGTGACGCGCGAGGAGGTGCTGGCCGGGCCGGTGGTGCGCGACCGCTGGGACGTGCTCGGGCGGCGCGACGAGACGCAGGACCGGCTGACGGCCCGCCGGGTGTGGCTGCGCGGCCGTGCCACGGGGCGGGCGGCCCTGGTGCTGTCGTTCGCCCCGCCCGGCCGGCCGCTCGACGACTCCCTCGTCACGGGCGCTGTCATCGACGCCGACCTGGCCTTCTACCCGGGCGCCACCCCGCTCCGCGCCCTGGTGGCGGGGGCGCCTGAGGACGCGGCCGGTCGCGGGCGGGCGGGCGGGCCGCCGGGGGTGTCGCCGGAGGCGGCCATGGACGAGGTGGCGAGGGCGCTGGCCGGCGATCCCTGGATCGACTCCTGGCCGCTCGTGCTGGCGGACGTCGTGCCCACCCGGGCGGCCCTGGGCGGGTTCCCGCTGCATCCCGGGGCGCGCGACCCGTGGTGGCTGATCGCCGTGTCCGGCGGGCGGCCCGTCACGGTCGCCGCCGAATGGAGCCCGCGGGGCCTGCGCCCGTTGACCACCTGGGACGACGACGGCACGGTGGTGATCGGGTGA
- a CDS encoding cupin domain-containing protein: protein MPHRVRSDEVWLWHRGGPLSLTVDGATIILGPAVEEGQVPQAVVPGGAWQPARPSAAEAVLVSCVVSPGFDFADFTT from the coding sequence ATCCCGCACCGGGTCCGCTCCGACGAGGTATGGCTGTGGCACCGCGGCGGCCCGCTGTCGCTCACGGTGGACGGCGCGACGATCATCCTGGGGCCGGCGGTCGAGGAGGGTCAGGTGCCGCAGGCGGTGGTGCCCGGCGGCGCCTGGCAGCCGGCCCGCCCGTCGGCGGCCGAGGCCGTGCTGGTGAGCTGCGTCGTGTCGCCGGGCTTCGACTTCGCCGACTTCACGACCTGA
- a CDS encoding RNA-guided endonuclease InsQ/TnpB family protein produces MRRSFKFLLRPTRKQVAALTACLADHQQLYNAALEHRRTAYRKAGVTVRYGEQSAELKHIRADDPGGQGRWSFSSQQATLRRLDKAFAAFFARVKAGRAPGFPRFKGKGWFDTVEWPKDGDGCRWDSQPGHPAATYVRLQGIGQVRVHQHRRVLGTVKTISVKREGRRWYVILSCDDVPAQPLPATGVAVGIDMGVAWLVTTSDGEHVANQRHLAACADRLAAAQRDLSRKQRGSNRRRKAVARVAALHAKVRRQRLDGAHKAALALVGVYDVIVHEALQVANMTSRAAPKPDGEGGWLPNGAAAKSGLNKSILDAGWGVFLTILSHKAGSAGRELIAVNPADTSRTCSRCGHCVAENRVTQAGFRCWACGHTAHADANAAVNILRAGLALRDAARAA; encoded by the coding sequence GTGCGTAGGTCGTTCAAGTTCCTGTTGCGTCCCACCCGCAAGCAGGTCGCGGCGCTCACCGCGTGCCTGGCAGACCACCAGCAGTTGTACAACGCCGCGTTGGAGCACCGTCGCACTGCCTACCGCAAGGCGGGTGTGACGGTGCGCTACGGCGAGCAGTCGGCGGAGTTGAAGCACATTCGGGCCGATGATCCCGGCGGGCAGGGCCGGTGGTCGTTCTCCTCTCAGCAGGCCACCTTGCGGCGGTTGGACAAGGCGTTCGCCGCGTTCTTCGCCCGTGTCAAGGCCGGGCGCGCGCCCGGGTTCCCGCGTTTCAAGGGCAAGGGCTGGTTCGACACCGTGGAGTGGCCCAAGGACGGTGACGGCTGCCGGTGGGATTCCCAGCCCGGCCACCCGGCCGCCACCTACGTGCGGCTTCAGGGCATCGGGCAGGTCCGTGTCCACCAGCACCGGCGGGTGCTCGGCACCGTCAAGACGATCAGCGTGAAACGGGAAGGCCGCCGCTGGTACGTGATCCTGTCCTGCGATGATGTGCCCGCCCAGCCGTTGCCCGCCACGGGTGTGGCCGTCGGCATCGACATGGGCGTCGCCTGGCTGGTCACCACCAGCGATGGCGAGCACGTCGCCAACCAGCGCCACCTTGCCGCGTGCGCTGACCGGCTCGCGGCGGCCCAGCGAGACCTGTCTCGCAAGCAACGCGGCTCCAACCGCCGCCGCAAGGCCGTGGCCCGGGTCGCGGCCCTGCACGCCAAGGTGCGCAGGCAGCGCCTCGACGGCGCGCACAAGGCGGCGCTCGCGCTGGTCGGTGTCTACGACGTGATCGTGCACGAAGCGCTCCAGGTCGCCAACATGACCAGCCGGGCGGCACCGAAACCGGACGGTGAGGGCGGATGGCTGCCCAACGGGGCAGCCGCCAAGTCGGGGCTGAACAAGAGCATCCTGGACGCGGGTTGGGGGGTGTTCCTGACGATCTTGTCGCACAAGGCTGGAAGCGCCGGTCGAGAGCTGATCGCGGTGAACCCCGCCGACACCTCCCGCACCTGCTCGCGATGCGGGCACTGTGTGGCGGAGAACCGCGTCACCCAGGCCGGGTTCCGATGTTGGGCGTGCGGGCACACCGCGCACGCCGACGCGAACGCGGCGGTCAACATCTTGAGGGCAGGGCTTGCCCTTCGCGACGCCGCGCGAGCGGCTTAG
- the ligD gene encoding non-homologous end-joining DNA ligase has product MGRLPTYQPMLAQLGSLPPPAQHHLWSAEMKWDGVRGLAYAEAGALRMMSRNGRDVTLAYPELYPLAGALDGRDAVLDGEIVAFDDAGRLSFAALAPRMHQRNPAKVAELVRAVPVTYMIFDVLHVDDRSVVRLPYDERRELLASLVTPGFRWQVPVAFGGDPRAALAASRTLGLEGVVVKRRDSPYRPGRRSAEWTKVKNFFHLEVVVGGWKPGSGRRSGRIGSLLLGGYDDRARLLYVGHVGTGFTEAMLTALHEELAPLERPGSPFGVPVPREFARDAHWVEPRLVGEVQYAEVTGDGRLRHPSWRGLRPDRSPEEVRAPEPDVSLGRAANEGS; this is encoded by the coding sequence ATGGGGCGACTGCCCACCTACCAGCCGATGCTGGCCCAGCTCGGTTCCCTGCCACCGCCCGCGCAGCACCACCTGTGGAGCGCGGAGATGAAGTGGGACGGCGTCCGCGGCCTGGCGTACGCCGAGGCCGGGGCGCTGCGGATGATGTCGCGCAACGGCAGGGACGTGACGCTCGCCTACCCGGAGCTGTATCCGCTGGCGGGGGCCCTCGACGGGCGTGACGCGGTGCTCGACGGGGAGATCGTCGCGTTCGACGACGCCGGGCGGCTCAGCTTCGCCGCGCTCGCCCCGCGCATGCACCAGCGCAACCCCGCCAAGGTGGCCGAGCTGGTCAGGGCGGTGCCCGTCACGTACATGATCTTCGATGTGCTGCACGTGGACGACCGCAGCGTCGTGCGGCTGCCGTACGACGAGCGGCGCGAGCTCCTTGCGAGCCTGGTCACGCCGGGGTTCCGCTGGCAGGTTCCGGTGGCGTTCGGCGGTGACCCGCGTGCGGCGCTGGCGGCCAGCCGGACGCTCGGCCTGGAGGGCGTGGTGGTCAAGCGGCGCGACTCGCCGTACCGGCCGGGCCGGCGCAGCGCGGAGTGGACCAAGGTGAAGAACTTCTTCCACCTGGAGGTGGTCGTCGGCGGGTGGAAGCCGGGCTCGGGGCGGCGCTCTGGCCGGATCGGGTCGCTGCTGCTGGGCGGGTACGACGACCGCGCCCGGCTGCTGTACGTGGGCCATGTCGGCACCGGCTTCACCGAGGCCATGCTCACGGCCCTGCACGAGGAGCTGGCCCCGCTGGAGCGGCCCGGCTCGCCGTTCGGGGTGCCGGTGCCGAGGGAGTTCGCCCGCGACGCGCACTGGGTGGAGCCCCGGCTGGTGGGCGAGGTGCAGTACGCCGAGGTGACCGGCGACGGGCGGCTGCGGCACCCGTCGTGGCGGGGCCTGCGCCCCGACCGGTCACCCGAGGAGGTGCGCGCTCCGGAGCCGGACGTGTCCCTGGGGCGCGCCGCGAACGAAGGGTCCTAG
- a CDS encoding NmrA family NAD(P)-binding protein encodes MTYLVTGATGKAGRAVVDHLLRAGVRVRALTRDPGRADLPEQVEVVAGDLNDPDGLAPALEGVVGLHLLTAGGDDYATLRTGPELAELARRAGVRRVTLLWNGHVGPVERAFEGSGLEWTRLEAVDFMSNTLTWAESVRSEGVVREPFADVPTAVVDEADVGAVAAAVLVRGGHGGRSYSVTGPQALTPRQRLATIAEVTGRELGFVELSEEQARERWRAAGHDEELIEILASWHGSPPAAAFTVVPTVREITGREPGTFAAWAARHAELFAAEAAGQEGVVQEGAAGPR; translated from the coding sequence ATGACATATCTGGTGACAGGGGCGACCGGGAAGGCCGGTCGCGCGGTGGTGGACCATCTGCTGCGGGCGGGGGTGCGGGTCCGGGCGCTGACCCGTGACCCCGGCAGGGCGGACCTGCCCGAGCAGGTGGAGGTGGTGGCGGGCGACCTCAACGATCCGGACGGCCTGGCGCCCGCCCTGGAGGGCGTCGTCGGCCTGCACCTGCTGACCGCCGGGGGCGACGACTACGCGACCCTCCGGACCGGCCCGGAGCTGGCGGAGCTGGCGCGCCGGGCCGGGGTGCGGCGGGTCACGCTGCTGTGGAACGGCCACGTCGGTCCCGTGGAGCGGGCCTTCGAGGGCAGCGGCCTGGAGTGGACCAGGCTGGAGGCGGTCGACTTCATGAGCAACACCCTCACCTGGGCCGAGTCCGTCCGGTCGGAGGGGGTCGTGCGCGAGCCGTTCGCCGACGTGCCCACCGCGGTGGTGGACGAGGCCGACGTGGGGGCCGTGGCGGCGGCCGTACTGGTGCGGGGCGGGCACGGCGGCAGGTCGTACTCGGTGACGGGGCCGCAGGCGCTCACGCCGAGGCAGCGGCTCGCCACGATCGCCGAGGTGACCGGCCGGGAGCTCGGCTTCGTGGAGCTGTCGGAGGAGCAGGCCCGCGAACGCTGGCGGGCGGCGGGGCACGACGAGGAGTTGATCGAGATCCTGGCCTCCTGGCACGGGAGCCCGCCCGCCGCCGCGTTCACGGTCGTCCCCACGGTACGGGAGATCACCGGCCGCGAGCCGGGCACGTTCGCCGCGTGGGCGGCCCGCCACGCCGAGCTCTTCGCCGCGGAGGCAGCGGGCCAGGAGGGGGTGGTTCAGGAGGGGGCGGCCGGTCCGCGGTAA
- a CDS encoding Lrp/AsnC family transcriptional regulator, with product MAESLDVTDWAILHELQRDGRLPFAELGRRVSLSPSATTERVRRLEALGVITGYRAEVDLAKVGLAVLAVVRLKYPGNRHEPLHRLLGERPEILECLRTTGDDCYTLKVGATSMPHLEQVIDALAAFGSTTTSVVYSQPLPYRGPAAPS from the coding sequence ATGGCCGAGAGTCTCGACGTGACCGACTGGGCGATCCTCCACGAGCTGCAGCGCGACGGCCGCCTCCCGTTCGCCGAGCTGGGGCGGCGGGTCAGTCTCAGCCCCTCGGCCACCACGGAGCGGGTCAGGCGGCTGGAGGCGCTCGGCGTCATCACCGGCTACCGGGCCGAGGTGGACCTGGCCAAGGTCGGGCTGGCGGTGCTCGCCGTGGTGCGCCTGAAGTATCCGGGCAACCGGCACGAGCCGCTGCACCGGCTGCTGGGCGAGCGGCCGGAGATCCTGGAGTGCCTGCGCACCACCGGCGACGACTGCTACACGCTCAAGGTGGGGGCCACCTCGATGCCCCACCTGGAGCAGGTGATCGACGCGCTGGCCGCCTTCGGCAGCACCACGACCAGCGTCGTCTACAGCCAGCCCCTCCCTTACCGCGGACCGGCCGCCCCCTCCTGA
- a CDS encoding LLM class flavin-dependent oxidoreductase: MQIGVNVPNFGPGTDPAMLRRWAQTVEGLGFGLLMVSDHVAVTPDVAEQYPAPFYEPFTTLSWLAGVTDRIRLGTTVLIAPYRHPLLVARMAANLNDLSGGRLVLGVGVGWARQEFAALGVAFERRGALTDELLTTLRAAWEDTGDYRAGTIPLWVGGNSDAGLRRAVRLGDAWHPLRNTLPWLREAAGRMKAVAAEEGRPAPGFAPRIVLRVTSSPVTGSDRLAGEGTIEQIAADLEQLALLGAGTVVLDPFVGDPRETLRPEAAWQALAAVAAHLSLETS, translated from the coding sequence GTGCAGATAGGCGTCAACGTTCCCAACTTCGGTCCCGGCACCGACCCCGCCATGCTGCGCCGGTGGGCGCAGACCGTGGAGGGCCTCGGCTTCGGCCTGCTCATGGTCTCCGACCACGTCGCGGTGACACCCGACGTCGCCGAGCAGTATCCGGCGCCGTTCTACGAGCCCTTCACCACCCTGTCGTGGCTGGCCGGCGTCACCGACCGGATCCGGCTCGGCACCACCGTGCTCATCGCGCCGTACCGGCATCCGCTGCTCGTCGCCAGGATGGCGGCCAACCTCAACGACCTCAGCGGCGGGCGGCTGGTGCTGGGCGTGGGCGTCGGGTGGGCGCGGCAGGAGTTCGCGGCGCTCGGGGTGGCGTTCGAGCGGCGCGGGGCGCTGACCGACGAGCTGCTGACGACCCTGCGCGCCGCCTGGGAGGACACCGGCGACTACCGCGCGGGGACGATCCCGCTCTGGGTCGGCGGCAACAGCGACGCCGGTCTGCGCCGTGCGGTGCGGCTGGGCGACGCCTGGCACCCGCTGCGCAACACCCTGCCGTGGCTGCGCGAGGCCGCCGGCCGGATGAAGGCCGTCGCGGCGGAGGAGGGCCGCCCCGCGCCGGGCTTCGCCCCGCGCATCGTGCTGCGGGTCACGTCCTCGCCGGTCACCGGGTCCGACCGGCTCGCCGGAGAGGGCACGATCGAGCAGATCGCCGCCGACCTCGAACAGCTCGCCCTGCTCGGCGCCGGAACCGTCGTGCTCGACCCGTTCGTCGGCGACCCGCGCGAGACCCTGCGTCCGGAGGCCGCCTGGCAGGCGCTCGCCGCCGTGGCCGCCCATCTATCCCTGGAGACGTCATGA
- a CDS encoding nucleoside deaminase, producing the protein MTPEDERFLRRAIELATEARAAGNPPFGSLLVGADGAVLAEDRNTTIADDDITAHPELKLARWAARELAPDAAAATTMYTSCQPCGMCAGAIERSFLGRVVFALSNEQLTPLKPPATGPGVRLDGPHLYDEARAAVAGYYL; encoded by the coding sequence ATGACACCCGAGGACGAGCGCTTCCTGCGCCGCGCGATCGAACTGGCCACCGAAGCACGGGCGGCCGGCAATCCGCCGTTCGGCTCGCTCCTGGTGGGAGCGGACGGCGCCGTGCTCGCCGAGGACCGCAACACGACGATCGCCGACGACGACATCACCGCCCATCCGGAGCTGAAGCTCGCCCGGTGGGCTGCCCGTGAGCTGGCTCCGGACGCGGCGGCGGCGACCACGATGTACACGAGCTGCCAGCCGTGCGGCATGTGCGCGGGCGCGATCGAACGCTCCTTCCTCGGCCGCGTCGTCTTCGCACTGTCGAACGAGCAGCTCACTCCGCTCAAGCCGCCCGCCACGGGCCCGGGGGTCCGGCTCGACGGGCCCCACCTGTACGACGAGGCGCGGGCGGCCGTGGCCGGCTACTACCTCTGA
- a CDS encoding alpha/beta fold hydrolase codes for MPEAILHDGARLEFEVQGSGPAVLLPVNPTPIQGEQADRMLAWGADPALGRTLIDGLSDAFRVVAFDYEGHVEATPKAATLTPANVAADLLAVADAAGADRFAYYGYSWLALSGLQLAIRTDRLSGLVMGGFPPLGGPYAEMLAVTNAAHAMALDPAPQSSQETYDWAAAAEERDWSSVEVSRTPEQTGQYVTLYEGLRGFDDRAAQDAVGCPRLCFAGSADVIEYGEQWGGVRVDIAGPFLRRRAELESFGWDVRVLDGLDHMGAMRAATVLPVLRPWLEDRLLGQR; via the coding sequence GTGCCCGAAGCCATACTGCACGACGGAGCCCGTCTGGAGTTCGAGGTGCAGGGCAGCGGCCCCGCCGTCCTCCTGCCCGTCAACCCGACGCCGATCCAGGGCGAGCAGGCCGACAGGATGCTCGCGTGGGGAGCCGACCCCGCCCTCGGCCGCACCCTCATCGACGGGCTGAGCGACGCCTTCCGGGTGGTCGCCTTCGACTACGAGGGTCACGTCGAGGCCACCCCCAAGGCCGCCACCCTCACCCCGGCCAACGTGGCCGCCGACCTGCTGGCCGTGGCCGACGCGGCCGGGGCGGACCGCTTCGCGTACTACGGGTACTCCTGGCTGGCGCTCAGCGGCCTGCAACTCGCGATCCGCACCGACCGGCTGTCGGGCCTGGTCATGGGCGGCTTCCCGCCCCTCGGCGGGCCGTACGCGGAGATGCTCGCCGTCACGAACGCCGCCCACGCGATGGCCCTCGACCCGGCCCCGCAGAGTTCGCAGGAGACCTATGACTGGGCCGCGGCCGCGGAGGAGCGCGACTGGTCGAGCGTGGAGGTGAGCCGCACGCCCGAGCAGACCGGGCAGTACGTCACCCTCTACGAGGGGCTGCGCGGCTTCGACGACCGGGCCGCGCAGGACGCGGTCGGCTGCCCGCGGCTGTGCTTCGCGGGCTCGGCCGACGTCATCGAGTACGGCGAGCAGTGGGGCGGGGTGCGCGTGGACATCGCCGGCCCGTTCCTGCGCCGCCGCGCCGAGCTGGAGTCCTTCGGCTGGGACGTGCGGGTGCTGGACGGCCTCGACCACATGGGCGCGATGCGGGCCGCGACCGTCCTGCCCGTCCTGCGGCCCTGGCTGGAGGACCGCCTGCTCGGTCAGAGGTAG
- a CDS encoding cytochrome ubiquinol oxidase subunit I yields MIADILTTTPGADLVAARMQMALSLGWHIVLACFGVGMPAITLLAEWRGHRTGDNHYRLLARRWARAMGVLFAVGAVSGTILSFETPAWRCGSPRRWPSRGCCGAGASASTPSCCPG; encoded by the coding sequence ATGATCGCGGACATCCTCACGACGACGCCCGGCGCCGACCTCGTCGCGGCGCGCATGCAGATGGCGCTGTCGCTCGGCTGGCACATCGTGCTCGCCTGCTTCGGCGTGGGGATGCCCGCCATCACCCTGCTCGCCGAGTGGCGCGGCCACCGTACCGGTGACAACCACTACCGGCTGCTGGCACGGCGGTGGGCGCGGGCCATGGGCGTGCTGTTCGCGGTGGGAGCGGTGTCGGGCACCATCCTGTCGTTCGAGACGCCTGCGTGGCGGTGCGGGTCACCGCGGCGCTGGCCGTCACGGGGCTGTTGTGGGGCTGGGGCGTCGGCCAGTACCCCGAGCTGCTGCCCGGGGTGA
- a CDS encoding SAM-dependent methyltransferase: MAETPDEWKSAIDSSRPSIARAYDVVLNGKDNFEVDRAFVAEIVKVVPEIYDVATYNREILGRGVRFLVEQGVTQFIDLGSGLPTVENTHQVAQRANPESRVVYVDNDPMVLAHGRALLAENDRTAVVTSDLRDPQAILGDAAVKRLIDFDRPVAVMLVGVLHHLHDDENPRGIVEAYMDVVPPGSYLFVTHFCASSQDSRDAEKKFLALLGTGRFRTEAEITAFFDGFELLEPGVVPLPLWRPDGPVAEELTVGQRLMYGGIARKN; the protein is encoded by the coding sequence GTGGCCGAGACGCCAGACGAGTGGAAGAGCGCGATCGACAGCAGTCGGCCCAGCATCGCGCGGGCATATGACGTCGTCCTCAACGGCAAGGACAACTTCGAGGTCGACCGCGCCTTCGTCGCCGAGATCGTGAAGGTCGTGCCGGAGATCTACGACGTGGCCACCTACAACCGCGAGATCCTGGGCCGCGGCGTGCGCTTCCTCGTGGAGCAGGGCGTCACGCAGTTCATCGACCTCGGCTCCGGGCTGCCGACCGTGGAGAACACCCACCAGGTCGCCCAGCGGGCCAACCCCGAGAGCAGGGTCGTCTACGTGGACAACGACCCCATGGTGCTCGCGCACGGCAGGGCGCTGCTCGCGGAGAACGACCGGACCGCGGTCGTCACCTCCGACCTGCGCGACCCGCAGGCGATCCTGGGCGACGCGGCCGTCAAGCGGCTCATCGACTTCGACCGGCCGGTCGCGGTGATGCTGGTGGGCGTGCTGCACCACCTGCACGACGACGAGAACCCGCGCGGCATCGTCGAGGCCTACATGGACGTCGTCCCGCCCGGCAGCTACCTGTTCGTCACCCACTTCTGCGCGTCGAGCCAGGACTCGCGCGACGCGGAGAAGAAGTTCCTGGCCCTGCTCGGCACCGGGCGCTTTCGCACCGAGGCGGAGATCACGGCCTTCTTCGACGGGTTCGAGCTGCTGGAGCCGGGCGTCGTGCCGCTGCCGCTGTGGCGGCCGGACGGCCCCGTGGCCGAGGAGCTGACGGTGGGACAGCGGCTCATGTACGGCGGCATCGCGCGCAAGAACTGA
- a CDS encoding aldehyde dehydrogenase family protein: MTRQIVSVVGGKDATSTSTYQSTNPARTGEVVAAVGLADADTFAAACRTAKEAQREWAKVPPPVRGRVIASIGRLVEANAESLARLVTEEIGKPYAEALGEVREIVDTCDFFLGEGRRLYGQTVPSEMPDKNLFTFRNPIGVAAVITAGNFPVAVPSWYLVPALLCGNAVVWKPAEYAAASGHALYRLFAAAGLPDGVLNVVFADGAETFRGLERALEEGTVQKVGFTGSSEVGRKVGELTGRHLQSACLELGGKNPMVIMPDADLELAVEGALFSGFGTAGQRCTSLGTVIVHESVHGEFVERFARAVREAAIGEPAGDVLAGPLLDQKFADRYEEYLTWIQPHHEVVSGPTGRITADNPRGGFTGEGGLYYHPVVVDGVRPSDQVFLEETFGPIVGVTTFRTLDEALELANLPGYGLSSSIYTTDAANAFRFREGVSAGMVSVNNSTSGAEAHLPFGGNGKSGNGSRQSGMWVLEQFTRWQAMNWDHSGRLQKAQMDVADITPDLGFRL, translated from the coding sequence GTGACCCGTCAGATCGTCTCCGTTGTGGGTGGCAAGGACGCCACCAGCACGAGCACCTACCAGTCCACCAACCCCGCCCGCACCGGCGAGGTCGTCGCCGCCGTCGGGCTGGCCGACGCCGACACCTTCGCGGCCGCCTGCCGGACGGCGAAGGAGGCGCAGCGGGAGTGGGCCAAGGTGCCGCCGCCGGTCCGCGGCCGGGTGATCGCGTCCATCGGGCGGCTGGTGGAGGCCAACGCCGAGAGCCTGGCGCGGCTGGTGACCGAGGAGATCGGCAAGCCGTACGCCGAGGCGCTGGGCGAGGTGCGGGAGATCGTCGACACGTGCGACTTCTTCCTCGGCGAGGGGCGCCGGCTGTACGGGCAGACGGTGCCGTCGGAGATGCCGGACAAGAACCTGTTCACCTTCCGCAACCCGATCGGCGTGGCGGCGGTGATCACCGCGGGCAACTTCCCGGTGGCCGTGCCGTCCTGGTACCTGGTGCCGGCGCTGCTGTGCGGCAACGCCGTGGTGTGGAAGCCGGCCGAGTACGCCGCCGCCTCCGGGCACGCCCTCTACCGGCTCTTCGCCGCGGCGGGCCTGCCTGACGGGGTGCTGAACGTGGTGTTCGCCGACGGCGCCGAGACGTTCCGGGGGCTGGAGCGCGCGCTGGAGGAGGGCACCGTCCAGAAGGTCGGCTTCACCGGGTCGAGCGAGGTGGGCCGGAAGGTCGGCGAGCTGACCGGGCGGCACCTGCAGTCGGCCTGCCTGGAGCTGGGCGGCAAGAACCCGATGGTGATCATGCCGGACGCCGACCTGGAGCTGGCGGTCGAGGGCGCGCTGTTCTCCGGGTTCGGCACGGCCGGGCAGCGCTGCACCAGCCTGGGCACGGTCATCGTGCACGAGAGCGTGCACGGCGAGTTCGTCGAGCGGTTCGCGCGCGCCGTGCGCGAGGCCGCGATCGGCGAGCCGGCCGGCGACGTGCTGGCGGGGCCGCTGCTCGACCAGAAGTTCGCCGACCGCTACGAGGAGTACCTGACCTGGATCCAGCCCCACCACGAGGTGGTGTCCGGCCCGACCGGCAGGATCACCGCGGACAACCCGCGCGGCGGCTTCACCGGCGAGGGCGGCCTCTACTACCACCCGGTAGTCGTCGACGGCGTGCGCCCGTCGGACCAGGTGTTCCTGGAGGAGACGTTCGGGCCCATCGTGGGCGTGACGACGTTCCGGACCCTCGACGAGGCGCTGGAGCTGGCCAACCTGCCGGGCTACGGCCTGTCCAGCTCGATCTACACGACCGACGCCGCGAACGCCTTCCGCTTCCGCGAGGGCGTCTCGGCCGGGATGGTCAGCGTCAACAACTCCACCTCGGGGGCGGAGGCGCACCTGCCGTTCGGCGGCAACGGCAAGTCGGGCAACGGCAGCCGCCAGTCCGGCATGTGGGTGCTGGAGCAGTTCACCCGCTGGCAGGCGATGAACTGGGACCACTCGGGCCGCCTGCAGAAGGCGCAGATGGACGTCGCCGACATCACTCCCGACCTGGGCTTCCGCCTCTAG